GCTCTCAGAAAGCATGCAAACCCGCCCTGACGGGCGGGCCAGACATTACCAGCTCTGAGTCGCCTTGAACTTCTCGAGACCCGACTTCAAGCTGTCTTGAATCTCACCGTTGTAGTCGCCGGTCTGGTTGATCTTGTCGAGTAGATCAGCGTGCTCAGACTTCATGTAGTCGTGCAACGCACGCTCGAAGTCCAACACTTTGCTTACTTCAACATCGTCCAGATAACCTTCGTTGGCGGCATACAGCGAGAGCGCCATTTCTGCTACCGACATCGGCGAGTACTGGTTCTGCTTCATCAGCTCGGTGACACGTTGACCGTGTTCAAGCTGCTTACGCGTGGCTTCATCAAGGTCAGAGGCAAACTGCGAGAACGCCGCCAGTTCACGGTACTGCGCCAACGCCAAACGCACGCTACCGCCAAGCTTCTTGATGATTTTCGTTTGTGCCGAACCACCTACACGAGAAACCGACAGACCTGCGTTAATCGCCGGACGAATACCGGAGTTAAACAGATTGGTTTCCAGGAAGATCTGACCATCGGTGATTGAAATCACGTTGGTCGGAACGAACGCAGAAACGTCACCGCCCTGGGTTTCGATGATAGGCAGCGCGGTCAAAGAACCGGTTTTGCCTTTCACTTCACCGTTGGTGAACTTCTCAACGTAGTCGGCATTAACGCGTGCAGCACGCTCTAGCAGACGCGAGTGGAGATAGAATACGTCACCGGGATAAGCTTCACGGCCAGGCGGACGACGCAGCAGCAGCGATACCTGACGGTAAGCGACGGCCTGCTTAGAAAGATCGTCATACACAATCAGCGAGTTCTCGCCGCGATCGCGGAAGTATTCGCCCATGGTGCAGCCAGAGTAAGGCGCCAGGAACTGCATCGGAGCCGGGTCGGCAGCGCCGGCGGCCACAACGATAGTGTGTTCCATCGCGCCATGCTCTTCGAGCTTGCGCACAACGTTGGCAATAGTCGATTGCTTCTGACCAATGGCGACGTAGACGCAGGTCACGCCCTTGCCTTTTTGGTTGATGATCGCATCAATGGCAATGGCAGACTTACCAATCTGACGGTCACCGATGATCAGCTCACGCTGACCACGGCCGATCGGTACCATGGCATCGATTGATTTAAGACCGGTTTGAATCGGCTCATCAACAGACTGACGAGTGATAACGCCTGGCGCCACTTTTTCAACGGCATCCGTCATTTTGGCGTTAATGTCGCCTTTGCCATCGATGGGGTTACCCAGCGCATCGACAACACGACCAATCAGCTCAGGGCCTACCGGCACTTCGAGAATACGACCGGTACACTTGGCGGTCATGCCCTCTTCAAGCTGCAGGTAGTCACCCAATATTACGGCACCTACGGAGTCACGCTCCAGGTTAAGTACCATGCCAAAGATGGCGTTGGGGAATTCAATCATTTCACCGAACATCGCGTCTTCGAGGCCGTGAATTTTCACGATACCGTCGGAAACAGTGACGATGGTGCCCTGGTTATGGGCTTCGGATGCGACGTCAAGCTTCTCAATTCGCTGCTTGATGATGTCGCTGATCTCGGAAGGATTCAGTTGCTGCATGCCATGTCCCTCAGACTCAAGCGGTTAGCGCGTCATTAAGGCGGTTCAATCGACCACGCACTGACCCGTCAATGACGGTGTCGCCAGCACGCAGGATGACACCGCCGATAAGCGACTTGTCCACCTGAGTAGTAATAGAGATTTCGCGATTTAGACGTTTCTTAAGCGCGTTCGCTAGCTTCGTTTGTTGCTCGCTATCTAACGTGTAAGCAGACGTGACGTTTACTTCAACACGCTGTTCGTGTTCAGCACGCAGGTGCTCGAACTGATCAGCGATTGACTTCAGCGCCATTAAACGACCTTGGTCTGCTAAAACAGCCAAAAAACGCTGTAAAGCTTCATCCTGTTGCTCTGGAATCAGCTTGATCAGCAGCGACACTTTTTGGTCGCTATCTAATTTTGGACTGCTTAAACGATGGCGAACAACGTCGTCGGCTACCGCAAAGCTTAAAAAACTCAGCGCTTGTGACCAGCTATCAAGCGCCTCATGATCACGCGCGTATTCAAACGCTGCCTTAGCGTAAGGACGAGCGACGGTCAGTAATTCCGCCATGATTCACCTCCTTACAGTTCAGCAGCAAGCTCATCGAGTAACTTGCGATGGGCTTGTTCGTCGACCGACGCTTCAAGAACACGCTCGGCACCCAATACGGCGAGATAAGAAACCTGGGCACGAAGTTCATCTTTAGCGCGATTCACTTCTTGCTCAATTTCGGATCGTGCACTCGCTACTAGGCGTTCGCCTTCGGCGCGTGCCTGTTCGCGGGCTTCTTCAATCATCTGGGCAGAGCGCTTATTGGTCTGCTCAAGAATCTGAGAAGCTTGCTCCTTGCTTTCGCGCAGCATCTGTTCTGCCCGCTCTTGAGCAAGCTCAAGGTCGCGGTTAGCACGGCTAGCTGCATCTAAGCCATCAGCAATTTTTTTCTGACGCTCGTGAAGCGCATTGCTGATCGGAGGCCACACATACTTTGTGCAAAACCAGACAAAGATCGCGAAGGCGATCGTCTGCCCGATTAGCGTCATGTTGATATTCACAGGGATGTACCTCTGACAAGTTCGTGGCGACCGGTGTGAAACAAAACCGAGCGGTTAGCGCTCGGCTGAGCTGTCATTAACCGGCAACAACGAAGATCAGGTACATTGCGATACCAACACCGATCATCGGAACGGCGTCTAACAGGCCTGCCATTAGGAAGGTTTTGGTTTGCAGCTGGTCGCCTAGTTCAGGCTGACGTGCAGTAGATTCCAACAGCTTGCCGCCCAAAATAGCGAAGCCAATGCCGGTACCTAGTGCGCCCATACCAATCATGATGGCAGCAGCAATGTAGATAAGTTCCATGGTAATGCTCCTAGTTTTTCAAGTTAAAGGTCGAGGGTTGAGGTTAAGGGTTAATGTGTTGCAAGCATTGCTCGGATTAGTGATGTTCGTGTGCAGCGCTGAGATACACCACGGATAAAACGGTAAAGATGAACGCTTGAAGTACAACGATCAAAATATGGAAAATGGCCCATGGCACATCCAGCACCCAAATAGCCCAGAACGGCAGCATGGCAATCAAAATAAAGATAACTTCACCGGCGAACATGTTGCCGAACAAACGCATTGCCAAACTGAACGGCTTAACCAGCAACGCAACAATTTCGAGTAGCAGGTTAAAGGGAATCAGTGCCCAGTGATTAAACGGTGTCAGTGACAGCTCTTTGGCAAAACCACCGACGCCTTTGACCTTAAAGCTGTAGTAGAGAATTAGCCCGAACACGCCCAGTGCCAGCCCTAAGGTGGCGTTTACATCGGTAGTCGGAACAACTTTCATGTAGTCCACGCCAAGCTTACTAAACAGCACTGGCAAGTAGTCAACCGGTATAATTTTGAGTGTATTCATAAACAGAATCCACACAAACAGCGTCAACGCTAGCGGTGCGATGATCGGGTTATGACCTTTAAATGTTCCTCTGATCATGTCCTCGACAAACTCAACCACCATTTCAACGGCATTTTGCAAACCCGTAGGCACACCCGTCGTGGCCATTTTACCGGCTTTGCGGAAAATGAAGATAAACAGCAGACCCATGGCAATTGACCAGCCCATAGTGTCTAAGTGAATGGCCCAAAAGCCCATTTCACTTGCTTCTTCCGCCGTATGCGCCAGCGACCAACCGTTTTCGGGATGATTACCAAAGGTCAGGTTCTGCAAGTGGTGCTGGATATAGTAAGTCGTAGAGACTTCGTTTCCTGCGGCCATGGACATGTCACCTCAATCAGTTGTGCGATTTTCTAGGCATTAGCGTTTTTTGGCATTAACCAAGGCGTGAACCAATGCGTTAGAACAACCGCCACATAAGCATAAAAAAAGAAAGCGGGGTTTGAGGGGGGCGCTGCTACGAACACTGCAACAAACAGTGCCACCGTCAAACCAAACTTACCTGCTTCGGCACGAAATAGGCGCATCGCTGCCTGCGAGGGCCGATTAGATCTCAAAACCCCCATCCGCTTTATGAAGAAAGCGTGCGGCAGTAAGGCCACTAAGGCGCCTAATAATACCGATAGCGCCCCGGGCGTTTGTGCCAAAAAATAGCCAGCCATCATCCCGATTAAGGTAATAATTAATTGTGTGATGGTCAGGCGAACAATATAGGTTCTGCGTCGCTGGGTTTCGTATCGCTGCATAGCTCTCTGCATGGTTTTCTGCATAGCTCTGGACAAATACCCAGCTCTTTAATAAAAATCGGCTGGCTGCAAAGAGCATATTCTTCGACAAACACAGACAACCTGCACAAATCTTGCGCGATTATAGGGAAGCGCTATCACACCTTCAACCGAGTAGCGTCGATTTTGACCGTTTAAGGGTCGATTTTCGACCAAATGGTTAAAACATGCCCCCTTCTTAGGCAATATTGCGTAGCCTGCTATTTAATATGCATTAAAATACCGTCTAATTCTTCAAGGCTGGTATAGCGAATAGTCAGCTTACCCTTGCCCTTTTGACCATGATCAATGGAAACCGCCGCACCGAGTAATTCGCCTAAATGCGTTTCAAGCTTGGCTACATCGGGTTGCTTAGCTGTGCGACTAGGCGTTTGAAGAGTGGCTTGGCTTGTTTGAACTTTCTTCACCAGCGCTTCAGTTGCGCGCACGGTCATGTCGTTATTGACCACTTCGTGGGCGACTTGCCGCTGCTGCGCACTGCTTAGCGTCAGCAAGGCGCGTGCATGGCCCATATCAAGGTCACCGCGCTCAAGCAGCGTTTGTACTTCGGGGTCTAATGCCAATAAACGCAGCAGATTAGCCACCTGGGTGCGTGATTTACCCACGGCATCGGCAATTTGCTGCTGGGTAAGCTCAAATTCTTCGCCCAGACGTTTAAGCGCCATGGCTTCTTCAATGGCGTTGAGATTTTCACGCTGAATGTTTTCAATTAACGCCAGCGCCAGTGCGACTTCGTCGCTGACGTCGCGAATAACCGCGGGAATAACGTCCAGTTCAGCCAGCTGAGAGGCGCGCCAGCGACGTTCACCGGCAATAATTTCATAGCGATCTACGCCGATGGGGCGTACGACAATCGGCTGCATAACGCCTTGGGTACGAATAGAATCGGCCAGCTCTTCTAACGCTTCAGGCTGAATATCGCGACGCGGCTGATATTTTCCTCGCGTTAACTGAGCTAATGGCAAACGCTCAAGGCGATCTTCAACGACTTCATCAGCCGCGGCGCTAAGCGCTGTATCCGTAAGCTCAAGCGGCGTGCCGCTACCGGCAAGTTCTAGGCTGTCACGACGACGAGCTCCAGCACCAATCAGGGCATCCAGGCCACGTCCTAGCGCGCGTTTACGCGTCATTCGCTTTCCCTCATTTATAACGATAGCTATAACTACAGCGCGTATTGTTTAAAGTGAAAGACGACGGATCATCTCTTTTGCCAGCACACGATAGGCCTGGCTCCCCCGTGAAAACCGGGCGTATTGCGTGACCGGTAGACCATGGCTCGGTGCTTCGGCGACTTTAACGTTGCGGGGTATGGTGGTTTTAAACAACATATCACCAAAGTAATCGCGCAGCTGCTTATCGACTTCGCGGGTTAAGCTAGTGCGCTTGTCGTACATAGTGCGCAAAATTCCCGCAATGGCTAAATCAGGATTAACGTTTTGCTTGATTTGCTCAACGGTATCCAGCAGTGCTGATAGCCCTTCAAGCGCGTAAAATTCGCACTGCAAAGGGATAAGCACGCTATTAGAAGCCGTTAACGCATTGACGGTTAGCATATTCAACGAGGGCGGGCAGTCGATCAGCACCACATCGTATTCATCCGCTACCGATGCTAAGGCCGTTGTTAGGCAGCTTTCACTTTGCTCACGATCTAATAATTCTACTTCAGCGGCGGTTAGATCGCCGTTACCCGGTAGAACGTCGTACTTAACTGGCAACTTTTTGACAATCGTTTCAGCCGCGGTAGCGTCGCCCAGTAGGACATCCAGAACACTTTTATCAAGCTCGTATTTGTCGATGCCGCTACCCATGCTGGCATGACCTTGCGGATCAAGATCCACCAACAGCACGCGACGGTCAAGCGCTGCAAGACTCGCCGCCAGATTAACGGCCGAGGTGGTCTTGCCCACGCCGCCTTTTTGGTTGGTCAGGGCAATGATCTGGCTCACTTACTCAACTCCTTCTGGGGTCAGAATCAACAGCTGCCGCTGGGCCGCTTCAAAGGGTACTTCCAGCAGATGACGCGCGTGTAATTGAATACCCTGGGGCAGGTCGCGCAGTTCATCATCCGCCCCCGGACCTTTCATAGCTAACCATTGGCCATTAACGGCCGGCAGTTCACGCGTGAGCGTGACAAAATCAACGAGACTAGCAAACGCCCTCGAGATTATCTGATCAAACGCAGCTGCTTCGAACTGTTCAACGCGGGCTTGGACAGGTGTTACGTTTTTTAACCCTAGTTCCATGACCGCTTGGCGTTGAAAGCGCACTTTTTTACCGTTGCTGTCTAGCAGCGTGACGTCTAGCTCAGGATTCAAAATAGCCAACACTATTCCAGGTAATCCAGGGCCTGCGCCAACGTCGAGTAAACGCGGCCCTTGCACATAGGGCAATACCACTGCGCTATCCAGCACGTGGCGCGACACCATTTCATCTAAATCGCGCACCGCCGTGAGGTTATAAGCCCGGTTCCACTTGTGCAACAGCGCGAGAAAGCCTAGCAGCTGTTCACGCTGATGTTGACTGACGTTAATCGCCAGTAGGTGAAGGCCTTTATCTAAACGTTGCGCAACGCTTACGGGTAAACTTTTTAGTAACACCGTTAGCGAACTCATTCGTTTACCACGTCGGCAGCCGCTACCAGTCGGCGTTTTTTCAGATGCACCAGCAAAATTGAAACAGCCGCTGGGGTAACGCCCGAAATACGCGCCGCATGGGCCAACGTTTCTGGCCTAGCGTCAGCGAGCTTTTGGCGGATTTCGTTAGATAAGCCTTCTATCTTTAAATAATCCAACTCAGCGGGCAAAGGCGTTGCTTCATGACGTTTTAGCTTGTCTATCTCATCCTGCTGTCGATGGATATAGCCTTGATATTTGGCTTGAATCTGTACCTGTTCAGCAACCGTTTCATCAGTGACAAGCGTGTCTTCGAGGCCGGGCAAATGGGCCAAGTCGCTGTAGTTGAGTTCAGGGCGTTTAAGCAAATCGCTTAAGCAGTATTCTCGTGATAGCGGCGCGCCGGTTTTTTCAGCCACTTTCTCAGCAGCCAAACTTCCCGGTTGAATCCAAATGGTTTTAAGTCGTGCGTTTTCTTGCTCGATTGCTTCACGCTTTTGACTAAACGCCGCCCAGCGGGTGTCATTAACCAAACCAAGCTCACGGCCTGCTGCGGTGAGGCGCAAATCAGCGTTGTCTTCTCGCAGCAGTAAGCGATATTCCGCTCGCGAGGTAAACATGCGATAGGGCTCTTTGGTGCCCATCGTGATCAAGTCATCAACCAGTACGCCCAGATAAGCTTCGTCGCGGCGAGGGTACCAAGCATCTAACTCTTGCGCGCGGCGTGCGGCGTTCAAACCGGCGAGTAACCCCTGGGCACCGGCTTCTTCATAGCCCGTCGTGCCGTTGATCTGGCCAGCGAAGAACAGGCTGTGGATAAATTTAGTTTCCAGCGAGTGTTTTAAATCGCGTGGATCAAAGAAATCATACTCAATGGCGTAACCAGGCCGCGTGATGTGTGCGTTTTCCAAGCCTTTGATAGAGCGCACAACTTGAATCTGCACGTCAAAGGGCAGCGAGGTCGAGATTCCATTGGGATACAGCTCGTGAGTGTCCAGGCCTTCGGGCTCGATAAACACTTGATGGCTCGACTTGTCGGCAAACCGATGGACTTTATCTTCAATCGATGGGCAGTAGCGCGGGCCAACGCCTTCAATCACGCCAGAATACATGGGTGATCGATCAAGGTTAGCCAGAATCAGATCGTGAGTCTGCTGGTTGGTGTGAGCAATGTGACAGCTCACTTGCTGAGGGTGCATTTCCCGCGACCCCAGATAGGACATCACCGGCGTTGGTGTATCGCCTGGCTGTTCTTCCATCTGTGAAAAATCAACCGTTTTAGCATTAATGCGCGGCGGGGTGCCTGTTTTTAAACGATCAACCCGAAACGGCAACGCCCTTAATCGCTCGGCGAGAGCGTTGGAAGGCGGATCACCTGCCCGGCCGCCCTTGCTTTGATCCAAGCCAATATGAATCACACCACCCAAAAATGTCCCGGTACACAGCACAACGCTTTGAGCATGAAAACGAATACCTGTTTCGGTCACAACGCCACGTACGGTGTCATTTTCGACGATTAAATCACCGGCCGCCTGCTGGAAAAGCGTCAAATTCGGTTGGTTTTCCAACATTCCGCGAATAGCCGCCTTGTAGCGGACACGGTCTGCCTGAGCCCGAGTAGCTCTAACGGCAGGCCCTTTGCGTGAATTCAGCACACGAAACTGGATGCCACCTAAATCCGTGGCAAGCCCCATAGCGCCGCCCATCGCATCGATTTCTTTCACCAAATGGCTTTTGCCAATGCCGCCAATCGCAGGATTACACGACATTTGGCCCAGTGTTTCGATGTTGTGAGTGAGCAGCAGGGTCTGACAGCCCATACGAGCAGAGGCCAGTGCGGCTTCAGTTCCCGCATGGCCACCGCCGATGACAATCACGTCAAAGCGGTCGGGATAATTCAAGAGACACCTCGTCTTGTGCCATTGGGCACGGATGATGTGAGCCAGTGCTTATGCACCCTAGTTCAATACGCCGGCAAGTATAAACCCCCTGTGGGTAACCGTCAGGTTTTTCCACACCCACTCAAATTGAGCAGTCTTTATTAATAACAATATAAAGATAAGATAAGAGAAGTTCTGTAAATGTAATAACTATTAGTGTGGACAATTTCTGTGCATAAGCAATTAATCCATTTATCTTTCATTAGGTTACATTGTTGACTTCTACATGTTTGAACAGCGTATTGCCTGGGCAGAAGCGGTGCTACTCCTGTGGATGAAATACCCCTTTATCCACAGCATCAATTCTACACGCCTTATCCACCGTCCTATACCTGGGTTGTTACCGCACCTGTGAACATCCAGAGCATGCCTGTTAACAAATGCTAATAGATCCCTATGGCAGGCCCTATAGACGCGAAGTGGATAAAAGTAAAAAAACTTTATCCACAGGCAAAAAAAAGCCTGTCACGAGGACAGGCCGGTAAAAAAAGCAATTTAACGCGCGTTTAAGTCACCATTAATGTCAAATCAGCGCTGAAAAAGTAGGGTCGATCTAGTGTTTTAGTACCCGTGCAAGGAAGGATTGGGTGCGCTCATTTTGTGGCGTATCAAACAGTTTTTCAGGCGCTCCCTGCTCAGCAATTTCACCTTTATGGATAAAAATAACGCGATCGGCGACTTCACGGGCAAAGCCCATTTCATGAGTGACGATTACCATCGTCATCCCTTCTTTGGCGAGTTCGCGCATAGCGTCCAGTACCTCACCAATCATTTCGGGATCAAGTGCCGATGTAGGCTCGTCAAACAGCATCAGGCGCGGTTCCATTGCCAAAGCGCGTGCCAGTGCGACACGTTGCTGTTGGCCGCCAGAGAGCTGGCTTGGGTACTTCTCGGCCTGATCAGCGATACCCACACGGTCTAGCAGACGTTTGGCACTGCTGACAGCATCAGCGCGGCTAGCGCCGCGTACTTTCATCGGTG
This DNA window, taken from Vreelandella profundi, encodes the following:
- the atpA gene encoding F0F1 ATP synthase subunit alpha; translated protein: MQQLNPSEISDIIKQRIEKLDVASEAHNQGTIVTVSDGIVKIHGLEDAMFGEMIEFPNAIFGMVLNLERDSVGAVILGDYLQLEEGMTAKCTGRILEVPVGPELIGRVVDALGNPIDGKGDINAKMTDAVEKVAPGVITRQSVDEPIQTGLKSIDAMVPIGRGQRELIIGDRQIGKSAIAIDAIINQKGKGVTCVYVAIGQKQSTIANVVRKLEEHGAMEHTIVVAAGAADPAPMQFLAPYSGCTMGEYFRDRGENSLIVYDDLSKQAVAYRQVSLLLRRPPGREAYPGDVFYLHSRLLERAARVNADYVEKFTNGEVKGKTGSLTALPIIETQGGDVSAFVPTNVISITDGQIFLETNLFNSGIRPAINAGLSVSRVGGSAQTKIIKKLGGSVRLALAQYRELAAFSQFASDLDEATRKQLEHGQRVTELMKQNQYSPMSVAEMALSLYAANEGYLDDVEVSKVLDFERALHDYMKSEHADLLDKINQTGDYNGEIQDSLKSGLEKFKATQSW
- a CDS encoding F0F1 ATP synthase subunit delta — its product is MAELLTVARPYAKAAFEYARDHEALDSWSQALSFLSFAVADDVVRHRLSSPKLDSDQKVSLLIKLIPEQQDEALQRFLAVLADQGRLMALKSIADQFEHLRAEHEQRVEVNVTSAYTLDSEQQTKLANALKKRLNREISITTQVDKSLIGGVILRAGDTVIDGSVRGRLNRLNDALTA
- a CDS encoding F0F1 ATP synthase subunit B codes for the protein MNINMTLIGQTIAFAIFVWFCTKYVWPPISNALHERQKKIADGLDAASRANRDLELAQERAEQMLRESKEQASQILEQTNKRSAQMIEEAREQARAEGERLVASARSEIEQEVNRAKDELRAQVSYLAVLGAERVLEASVDEQAHRKLLDELAAEL
- the atpE gene encoding F0F1 ATP synthase subunit C, translating into MELIYIAAAIMIGMGALGTGIGFAILGGKLLESTARQPELGDQLQTKTFLMAGLLDAVPMIGVGIAMYLIFVVAG
- the atpB gene encoding F0F1 ATP synthase subunit A is translated as MAAGNEVSTTYYIQHHLQNLTFGNHPENGWSLAHTAEEASEMGFWAIHLDTMGWSIAMGLLFIFIFRKAGKMATTGVPTGLQNAVEMVVEFVEDMIRGTFKGHNPIIAPLALTLFVWILFMNTLKIIPVDYLPVLFSKLGVDYMKVVPTTDVNATLGLALGVFGLILYYSFKVKGVGGFAKELSLTPFNHWALIPFNLLLEIVALLVKPFSLAMRLFGNMFAGEVIFILIAMLPFWAIWVLDVPWAIFHILIVVLQAFIFTVLSVVYLSAAHEHH
- a CDS encoding ATP synthase subunit I codes for the protein MQRYETQRRRTYIVRLTITQLIITLIGMMAGYFLAQTPGALSVLLGALVALLPHAFFIKRMGVLRSNRPSQAAMRLFRAEAGKFGLTVALFVAVFVAAPPSNPAFFFYAYVAVVLTHWFTPWLMPKNANA
- a CDS encoding ParB/RepB/Spo0J family partition protein codes for the protein MTRKRALGRGLDALIGAGARRRDSLELAGSGTPLELTDTALSAAADEVVEDRLERLPLAQLTRGKYQPRRDIQPEALEELADSIRTQGVMQPIVVRPIGVDRYEIIAGERRWRASQLAELDVIPAVIRDVSDEVALALALIENIQRENLNAIEEAMALKRLGEEFELTQQQIADAVGKSRTQVANLLRLLALDPEVQTLLERGDLDMGHARALLTLSSAQQRQVAHEVVNNDMTVRATEALVKKVQTSQATLQTPSRTAKQPDVAKLETHLGELLGAAVSIDHGQKGKGKLTIRYTSLEELDGILMHIK
- a CDS encoding ParA family protein, with product MSQIIALTNQKGGVGKTTSAVNLAASLAALDRRVLLVDLDPQGHASMGSGIDKYELDKSVLDVLLGDATAAETIVKKLPVKYDVLPGNGDLTAAEVELLDREQSESCLTTALASVADEYDVVLIDCPPSLNMLTVNALTASNSVLIPLQCEFYALEGLSALLDTVEQIKQNVNPDLAIAGILRTMYDKRTSLTREVDKQLRDYFGDMLFKTTIPRNVKVAEAPSHGLPVTQYARFSRGSQAYRVLAKEMIRRLSL
- the rsmG gene encoding 16S rRNA (guanine(527)-N(7))-methyltransferase RsmG — translated: MSSLTVLLKSLPVSVAQRLDKGLHLLAINVSQHQREQLLGFLALLHKWNRAYNLTAVRDLDEMVSRHVLDSAVVLPYVQGPRLLDVGAGPGLPGIVLAILNPELDVTLLDSNGKKVRFQRQAVMELGLKNVTPVQARVEQFEAAAFDQIISRAFASLVDFVTLTRELPAVNGQWLAMKGPGADDELRDLPQGIQLHARHLLEVPFEAAQRQLLILTPEGVE
- the mnmG gene encoding tRNA uridine-5-carboxymethylaminomethyl(34) synthesis enzyme MnmG, which encodes MNYPDRFDVIVIGGGHAGTEAALASARMGCQTLLLTHNIETLGQMSCNPAIGGIGKSHLVKEIDAMGGAMGLATDLGGIQFRVLNSRKGPAVRATRAQADRVRYKAAIRGMLENQPNLTLFQQAAGDLIVENDTVRGVVTETGIRFHAQSVVLCTGTFLGGVIHIGLDQSKGGRAGDPPSNALAERLRALPFRVDRLKTGTPPRINAKTVDFSQMEEQPGDTPTPVMSYLGSREMHPQQVSCHIAHTNQQTHDLILANLDRSPMYSGVIEGVGPRYCPSIEDKVHRFADKSSHQVFIEPEGLDTHELYPNGISTSLPFDVQIQVVRSIKGLENAHITRPGYAIEYDFFDPRDLKHSLETKFIHSLFFAGQINGTTGYEEAGAQGLLAGLNAARRAQELDAWYPRRDEAYLGVLVDDLITMGTKEPYRMFTSRAEYRLLLREDNADLRLTAAGRELGLVNDTRWAAFSQKREAIEQENARLKTIWIQPGSLAAEKVAEKTGAPLSREYCLSDLLKRPELNYSDLAHLPGLEDTLVTDETVAEQVQIQAKYQGYIHRQQDEIDKLKRHEATPLPAELDYLKIEGLSNEIRQKLADARPETLAHAARISGVTPAAVSILLVHLKKRRLVAAADVVNE
- a CDS encoding amino acid ABC transporter ATP-binding protein, with the protein product MSETLNNTTQPIVRMQKLNKHFGSLHVLNNIDLDIIPGEVVVIIGASGSGKSTLIRCINGLEEFQAGSLMVDSNELLPNGKSTKALQTIRTEVGMVFQQFNLFPHLSVQDNVTLAPMKVRGASRADAVSSAKRLLDRVGIADQAEKYPSQLSGGQQQRVALARALAMEPRLMLFDEPTSALDPEMIGEVLDAMRELAKEGMTMVIVTHEMGFAREVADRVIFIHKGEIAEQGAPEKLFDTPQNERTQSFLARVLKH